From Antechinus flavipes isolate AdamAnt ecotype Samford, QLD, Australia chromosome 1, AdamAnt_v2, whole genome shotgun sequence:
aaaaaagaagagatcaaaaaaataacaacagacaTTGACAAGGAGGGCACGGGGAAAATCAGTTTCAATGACTTCTTGGCTGTGATGACTCAAAAAATGGCTGAAAAGGATACCAAAGAAGACATTCTGAAGGCATTCCGACTCTTCGATGATGACGAAACTGGAAAAATCTCTTTCAAGAATTTAAAACGTGTGGCCAGAGAGCTAGGGGAAAACCTCACCGATGAGGAACTACAAGAAATGATTGACGAGGCTGACCGAGATGGTGATGGAGAGGTCAACGAACAAGAGTTCCTGCGGATCATGAAAAAGAACAATCTGTATTGAGGTCAATATCTCTTCTCCTTTTGAGGCACATACAAATAATTTTACTGGTTATGAAAGTGccttgttttcattttctgaagCATCTCTATAGTCTCTGCAGTATAGAGACTGATTTTCCTCCTCCACTAATTTATCTAGATAATTAATATTGGCAAATGCCTGATTCAATTGTATAttttctaaagaattttaaaaacaacctTTAGATGgattttccaatttcccctcaCCTTTTGGCCTAGtatcattttttccattcattattATTACACCAAATCCCAAAGCAAAATTCAAGTGTCATAGCCACTGAAGTGGAAACAAAGATCATCTCCTCTAAGGTGCCATTCCCTTATCATCTTGctttcatcttctcttcctcctagCATGCTCAGGTGTATAATGCAGCAGAACCATGTGATCGGCTTATAGACCACCATTCCAAGCCAttgtttccctccctcttccatcCATCCCTTTGATTTTCATTAACTTAGTTCTTTTAAGAACTTGTTTTTTGGGTCTGGAAATACACTGACATACCTTTTGTCTTGTTCCATGGCATCATCCTCTCCAAACATTGCTGGGATAGCTGCATCTAGACACACTTTATATGTCATCCCTGGcaaatgttctttctctttcctagGCCAGGCcaccaaatgaaaaaaagttaaatgtaatGTTAGCCTCATAAATAGCACAGATTGGCTCAATtctaatatctaaaaaataagcATAAACTTAGTTCATAAGGTTTAAGGGCTTAGTTGCTTTGAAAATCGGGGTGGATGGGGCAGGTCATGTTTCAGGTATTTAGCAAAgcagtttttccttttcccactgtCATTGTCTTCATTAGAAACCTAATGTAACCGTGGCCATTTTCCACTGATTTTGTCATAAGTTCCTCTTTACTGGTTAGTTTTATTAGTCTGACTTTCTCCTCTGATATATGGATACTGAGTAACCCACATGGATAGTTTTAACACACTGCTTTGTAACTCCCAGTGGTCTGTTCTGTGTTGAtgctatttattttctctgttatGAATAAAgtctcttgtttaaaaaaaatatgagaattgATCCCTTTCCATAGAAGCCCTAAATTGGACAAAGGGATTCCACCCCAATGGCTCACAATAACATGGTACCCAGGCACTACGGAGCAAAAAAGTGGCCAAGATTTCCCACAAACTCTTGCCTTAGAATCATAGAGGGAAATTCAAGCACCCACCAACACTTTTAACTCCCAGCTCACTAGTACTGGTTCAAGAGCTGTTTGTCAAATCtgtagcacagtgtctagcattCATTCTAGACCATTTCAGACAAGGACCATATAGAAGAAAAGTCtgcttattttaaaatctctACATAGAATTGAAGCCCAGAGTCATGGGCAGCACATTATTGTTATATTGAGCACTCCTGGAGGCCATACTTTTCAGGAGTGGATAAGTGGCTCGCAGAATATCCTAGAAGGTGCTCCTTTACATTTAAATCTTAATGTATTGGAAGATCCAACCACAAGACAGTAACTGACACAATATTATCAATCACTTGTGTGATTTTGggtcattttttttaacctctcttggtctcattttcttcatctataaaatgaggctttTGATCCAGATGATCTCAGAGTTCCTTTCCAGAAGTTTCTTTCCAGATATCAGtactataattttatattttgggggtagagccaagatagtgTCAAGAAGGCAGGGAGTTGCCAGAGCTCTACCCAGTTTCCCTAGGAACAGATTATGGGGAAATAAAACCTAGGCAGAATGAAActattttccagcttaagataacttataaggacttcagaaaaggtctgtctcacttgagTAAAAGGGGTACACAGCCCAGCACAGACAAGGTGTGGGCAAGCCAGGAGGATATTCTTGGCCACAGCACAGATCAGCAAATGGAATCTCTCAGTCCTGACTCAGCAATATGGTGACATAACAGCACAGTGGTAGAGACTCCAGCCCCATCTCAGAAGACAAAATTGTTAGCCTCAAAAACCAGGTAATAACAGGTGCGGCTAGGCTGGGCTACCTCAGCACAGTGAGCACATTGCTAGCATCTGAGGCCAAAGCTCAAAGCCAATGACTCTGTATGTGTCCCCCAGCAcaagaagtttgggacagtgcctCCTATATCCCAGGAGCTTAAAAGTCATGAAATGGTCACAcataaaaaaagaaccttaaccatagaaagctactatggtgaccgggaaaatcaaaacaactcagaAGACAAAATGATTATATGTGAAACCTCAGAGTGGAATATGAATTAGTCTTAAACCCAAAAAACCTCCTTAGAAAGgctcaaaaagtattttaaatgtgatgaggtaaaagaaaaattaggaaaagaaatgaaaagtattcAAGAGacaagagtttggaaaaggaaggacaaaaattgaaaacaattccttaagaaaacagcaaaatgggaaggaaaatttactgaagaaaacttcttaaaaagagTTAGATGAAAAAGGAggtataaaaactaaaaaaaaatcattgcttaaaaattagaattgagcaaatggaagctaatgactctgagacatcaagaatcagtcaaaaaagagtgagaaaatagaagaaaatataaaataactcagTGGAAAAACTGatgtagaaaatagatccagaagagataatttaagtattattggactatctgaaaaccatgatcaaaaaagagtctagacagcatctttgaaaaaattatcaaggaaaaactactctgatatcctagaaatagagggcaaaatagccattgaaataatctaccacctcctaaaagagatcacaaaatgaaaactccaaagaatattgtagccaaattctagaattatcaggtcaaggagaaaatactgcaagcagccaaaaagaaagaatttggatatTAAGGAGCCACCATCGGATTATCCAGGGCCTAGAAGCTTCTACATTTAAAAGATTGGAGgatctagaatatgatattccagaaggcaaaagagcttggactacaaccaagaatcaattgCCTAGCCAAagtgagcataatctttcagagaaaaagatgaacactcaataaaaatagggaatttccaatcatttctgatgaaaacaccagaactaaacagaaaattctgtcttcaaatataattttgtttttgtgagCCAAGACCCAATACACCAAggatacacacatgtatgtatacacatacacacacacatactccttGAATAGTACTTCACCACCTGGGGACCACAGATTCCTAAGAGATTTGTAGATTAAACTTCAGGGGCTTTATAAACTTGGGtggataaaaaatattttatttcaatataattggtttcctttgtaatccaatggatttttttatgcttttaagaatattatttgaaaatggGTCCTTCTCCTACACCAACATGTCAAAGGGGTACATGACATAATGTAAATAATCTGTCCTAGAGTGAGTTTCTAGAAAaaagtgattaatttttttatcataaacGTATAAGAATACAATACAGTTAAGTCCACAAAATATCATGAATTGTGCTGCCCAGTCACATTTAAAAAGACTTAGCTGGATCCTTACTGTTCTCACTCTGACTTCACAGCCATGCAAAAAACTACAGAATTTGCATCAGCCTTGAAATGTTATCCTTTTTGCTTCCTTCCCTTTAATACCTTGGTTACTGCAGACTTGGGTAGAGATGCTGATACAGATTGAACATAATTACTCACTGTAGCCCCAGAATAGGTGGAAAAATCATAGGACATTTCCTATACACAGTCCCATCTGTATCCTTTTGTGCCCACATTCCAATAGTGTCTTGTCATGCTAATATTAACCTGACCTAAGGAGCCTCCACAAGTCAACAGAAATCCATTTCTCCAAACTGATCTGAAATTAAGCACAAGTTTTATCCAGAGTACATCCTACTCTGTGTGATgtgtacacagtaggtacttaataactgAATTATGTTGAAGCTTATCCCCATTTATTCTAGAATTGGTTTCATAGTAAAGCCTTTTTTCCCTGTTCCCTTTCTCACCCCATGCCTCCTTCTAAAGTCCCATAATGAGCTTTGTGTTGATACAGCACCAGATGTCCCATCTCCAGTTCTCCAGAGCCTTGGTTTGATGTTACTTCTCTTGCCGTATGGAGCCTGCCTGTTCTGATTGGGGCTAGCCCCCCTCTCCATGTCCTCAGGGTAACCTGCTCAGACTCATTCAAGGagtttattataagaaaattttttttcaagttttttctccagctcctttCTATGCCAGTGCCAGTGGTGAGTTGGCGTAGTATAGGAAGGATAAGAGATGCCCCCCTGAACTCTGTCAGATAAGTTGAGTATAACAAATGCTTCTGTGAAAATTAACAATGAATGCAAACCAAGGTGAACAGGTAAACAGAAAAATGAGCCTTGAAGTTTCTAAAAGGAAGTTCCATACAACTGCGTCCCAGTGGCTCAGGAAAATGTGGTACCCAGACAACATGTGGCCAAGTTCCCCCACCAAATACTGGCCTTAGAATCTCAGGGATAAAGCCAAGCATTCACTCATGTTTACTGAGCATCCCCACAGAGTATGGAGGTACTGAGGAGAGGGGGTCcttcaaaaaggaataaaaagtccAGTTCTCTTAGTAGAGGATCTTTATTCCCTCATGGTCCAAATAACACCAGGCAGAGCACGGGAATAGTTATCACTTATATAAAACCCAGGACAGCCGCTCCCTCCTAGCCCTATCCTGTTAGGCATTTTAAGCCAACAACTTCTAGAGAAAAATCACATTTATCTTATTGTTATAAAGTCTTATGTTCAATGTTAATGTTTTAAAAGGCTCTGTTCTGTGGAAAAGGGCAAATTCCCAGGAAAATTGGACAGTGTGTGTCAGAGGCCAAGCAGCAGAATTTTCTGGGGAGATGCAGTTTAGTTTTTAATCAGTTAGTGATAGCATTTTGTGCTTGTGTGTGAGTTCAAAAGCCAAAAAGCTGCAGAAAAGTGTAGAATCAGATTTAAAACTCACCAGTCTTTAAAGTAGGAGAACTGGACTAGGCTAATCTCATGACCATACAGATGTAAGCATCTGTATGATGGGAGTTGAAGAATTCAGGACATGTCTGTGATCCCCAAATGTCTCATTTCCCCACCACAAGATCAGAAATTCTACCATTAGAAACTTATATTTTGCTTCTGCCCCTTTGGTCAgttaaattcaataagcatttattaagctcctactatgtgcatGACATAATGATCACAATTGAGTATGCAAATACAAAACCCACCATTGTCTtcttaaacttaaaatttaatggAAGGGTTTATGACAACACATAATGACTTCGCAAAACTGGATGAGACAAGCAAAGGAAATATGTAGATGGTAAAgttgaagagaaagaaatcacTTTCAATTGAGGGATATAGCCAGAAAGTTGCatcttaaaaggaagaaaatattttcaaaaaacagGGATATGAAGGAGAATATATTCTAGCAATAGAGATAGTCTAGAAGAATGTTTGGAAGCCTGAGAAGGCAGGTTGAAATCAAAAGAATAGCTAACAGTCCTATTGAATAAGacaatataaagaacaaaaagcaGCAATATAGAATCAGGCTACAAAAGTTAGTTGGAGTTATTGATAAATTTTATAGGGCCTTGTATGAATACAATCAATAAAATACAAAGCAAGGGTTGTATTTTATTGTGAAGTCAAtagtcacttaaaattttttgagcaAGGCAGTGACATGATCGACCTTGGTTATTAAGAAAGCTAGTTAGATGGTGGTGAAGAATACCTtgcatgtaaatttctttttttcccctttttcccccactCCTCACCAGAGATGGCTGCCATTTATATGTTAAAATTGTTCTATACAAAGTTTTagttatcaattctttttctgaatacagatagTATCTTCATGTGAACTTTATACTTAATTTGGATATCTGTAATAgtcatttaaaaggaatagcaagctgtacataaatgtatttgtagtttcatgtgcaatcatcttgttatagaaatacttgttttattacatgaattggaaaagaaacagaaagatacacagagatagggacagagagaaaaagagagaagctaGTAAAGGAGGTAGAAAGGAAGCAGGGTAGCTagttaaaaaaactattgcaGTAGTGCAGACAATAGAAGGTGAGGACCTGAGCTCAGATGTTAGGTAGTGGGAATGGAAAGGAGACAGATGTGAGAAATGATGTGGATAGAACCGAAAGGATTTTATAACTACTtagatagaaataaaaggaagtcAGAAATAATAACAGCTGATATTTGCATAGTACTTTTAAGATTGTAAGGCATTGACAGACATTTTCATTTGCTATCTCTACAAGGTATGAATTTTAGGTATTATACCTATTTTGCCGATGAATCAATGGAGGTTcaggttaaatggcttgttcaTAGCCATGCAGATTCCGGTCCAGGTGTCTCTGTTGACTCCATGTGCAGTACCCATTCTTTTCACAATATTATTGATGTGACTTACTCTCTTTCCCTGCCAGGAAGAAACTATTATCAGATAATTCCCAGACTATCTAGAAAGACACTCTTCAGCAACCCTCATTGTCTATCCTCCAATCTCTGGGTAGCTTTATGCAaccttttgagatattgattattATATCTTTAGTCAGGTCTGAGACTTGGTCTGCCACCTGGCTCCTTGACCCTTTCCCCTGAGTTCCTGCTTTCTCTGGTCTCACTGAGAAAAACCCACATGGGTAAATTTCCTCTATAAGTTCTCTTAGGCTAAGTCCACTATGaggtattctctttctctcctcatagTGCCTTCTTTCTGATGGTGACTTTCTCCTTACTCTAGTTCACAGGATAGTCTTAACTATCTGCtctcccaactttatttcatacTTACTATTATTGGTATTtgtttcatccttcattttctctgtaacctctttccctaaataaatattacttttgccaaaaagaatggccattgtgaattggTCACATGTTTATTTCTAACTAGATATTGCTATCTAGACCACATCACTAAAATACTTTCTAAGAGGATTCCAAAGTTTTCAGCCTGGGGAAATAGCAGTGTCACCAGTAGAATAATGGAAAAGCTAATAAGAAAGATAAAGTTTTCTGATGGAAATGTTAAGTTCACTTTAGGACATTGGCATTTATTAAGAGATTATTATGAACAAAACATTTACTCCTAGGAGTGTTGATGTCCTGACCTATCAGTCATTAATACTTTAGTATgattgatcttatcttgataagTTAAAAGGGCATTTGAACCAAGGGATAGTTGGCTCTTGGAACACTGTAGCAAAAGAGAAGGCCATTAGAGCAAAAAAGGAGAACCTTGGAACTTGGGCTACATGAGGTCACTGAAGGAAATATTTTGGAGGGGAGAGAACctataagaaaatggaaatgtgttGAAAGAATCACAGAATACTGAAAGTAGAAGTAACCTTAGATCATCTAATCCATCCCACCCATTTTACCAATAGAGAAGCTGAGGCTTAGGCTAAAGTAGCTTGCTCAAGATAGTCATACAGGTAAGAAATAACATAGCCAGGCTTCTAAATCAAGATCTGGAAATAAGGCTTTTTAATATGTTCTGCTAGGAGAGGTAGGAAACTAAAAGCAAACATTGCCAACTCCCCCATTTTGCCCCTGGCCAGGCCAGTCTGCTGAAGGGCTCTAGTTTTAAATGGGTCATGGAGAAGTTAATTTTTTCCAGGTCAACTAGCAGTCAATTTTATCTACAGAAAACACTTAGGATGAGGTGTGATCATATTCCTTTAGAATTTACAATTTTTCTAAGTGAACTAAACCATCTTTATTTCACTGTGATGGGGAGGGGGGCAAGTGGGGTAGCTTGGGGTTTAAGTGGGAAGCAGGGTCAGAtgtctattgttttttttttttttttaaagctctaaatgaagaaggaaagatagtTAACTGTATGGCAGAACACATTGTTATTCACCATGCGCCCTGGGGAATAACTCTGGTGAGTGATTAGCGATGGGAGCAGTGATTACATCTAGCTGTCTGCATCATTTCTGTCACATCTGTCTGGACCTGAAGGCTGTGTATGGGCAGAGACGAGAACATGATGGAAACAGCTGTTAGATGTTGCTAGGATGACTTCCCTCACTTTGCTAGACGTACCCTAGCATGAAGAAAGATTGAACCCTGCCTTTAAAGTCTATTCTCCTTAGTCCATGTACAAttcattaaaagtatttttcttgcCTAAAAAGTAAACATCAAAGCATTGTTATGAAAAAATGGAAGCCAATATGGTCATTAAGAGAATGGAGTTCATCAGAACTTTGGAGATCACCTCATTCTAGAATTTCAAGTTGTCTAAATGAGCTCATATCTGAGGAAGAGTCCTATCTATAGTAGATCAGACAAATAGTCACCCAGCTTCTTCTTGAATACTTCCAGTGATGAGGAAGTCACTATCTGGCACatattgattaataaatacttattgactgattcaAGAAACGTTTTATTCCATTTTAAGGTAGTTTTCATGATCAGTAGtttcttccttatattgaactAATACCTGCCCACCTTAAAACCAATTGGACCTGTGAAGCTAAGAAAACTTGAGCTTTGTATTCAAAACCCCATCCTAATTATTCATAGTGATAGCATATTAGAATTGAAAGCTATCTCTTAAGGCTATCTAGTCCTATCCTGTATAGTAAATAGATTAAGTCTAAACTTCTTCCATTTGGaaaccttttaaatatttgaaaacaactgCTACATCCCTTCCCCACCCTCTGAGTCTTCTCCCCAGGCTAAACATCTTCAAATTCTTTCTGCCAATCCCCATAtgacataattttaaaacttctcACTGGTCACCCTTTTTGAATACATTACAGTATGTCAATGTCTGTATTAAAATATGTTGCCCCAAACTGGACTCAGGACTCCAAATGGAGTCAGTCTGGCCAAGTTCAAAAACTCTCGGTTCCTTATTTTGGACAACATGTATACATCTAAGATGTTCTTTTGTTTCCATTCCATGATGTTCACTTATACGGAACTTTTTAGTCCACCATCCTCCCACTCctattcatcttcattttttcagatgaattcttGTCTAGCCACATTCCTCACATCCTGTTTTTGTTCCGTTGATTTGCTGCACCCAGGGGTAGACCAGCACATTCATCCTTCTCTGGAAATCTTTACTGTTTTAAGATAATAATGATACTTgatttttatatagaaatttaaaatttacaaagcactctaCATGGCTCATCTCTTGGAGAAGAGAAAGTCAAAGATTTcattgaaaagagaaagggactgTCAAAATGAGAGTCAGAAAAGACTAAGGTAGAGAAAGTAAGTATTTTAGACCATCATGCTAATGGTCCTCACAGTGAGACCACACTGGCCTGAAAGTGGGAAAGGACATCTCTAAAAACACTTCACTGATACCAGAATATGATGAAGTGTGAGGAAAAACAAACTGTTGCTACATTCAAATCTGCTACCTCACTTTTATggtttcaagtcccagctaaaattctgTCTTTTATAGCAACTTTTTCCCAATCCTCCTTAATTCTAGCATATTTCCTCATTGATTGTTTAAAATTTATCCTTTATGCAACTTGTTGGTACatggttatttgcatgttgtcttccccatgaAACTGTGAATTCCTCCAGAGcagggactttctttttcttttttttttttttttcctattcccaaTTCTTAGAATAGTACTTGTTACCTAGAAATGTTTACTTAATGACTCAAAGCTCAACCCATCCTGACCCTTATCATAATTATTGGATAATTagacttgaaaaaatatttatgaagccatctagtccaagtcTTATCTGAACAGAGATCCTTTCTATCAAATCCTCCCAAAATGATTAGCTGATCTCCTTTAGAAAATTTCTAGCGAAAGTGAACTTACTACCTCTTAAGACAACCCATTTCACTTTGAGATAGTTGTAGTTGTGAGAAAGTTTTTCCTTCCATTATGACCAAATTTGCTGGTCTGTATCTTCCTTCCTAGTTCTGTTTCTCCAGCAATTCAGAATACTTTGATCTTCCTTCCATACAGtggattttgaaatatttgaagtcagctagcttttctttccctctgcccCCAAGTTTTCTTAGGCCCTTAGTTCCTTTAAAACTAGTTATGTGGAATATGTATTACCATCCTGGACAGCATCCTCAGAATGGACTCTAGTTTGTCAGgatctttataatataataccCTAAAGGAGACATGATATTCTGTTCTTACCTCCCAACATTTCCCAATATAAGTCCTCTGCCCCAGGCAGGTCAGAACTCTTTATCATTCTCCATAGGTTTGTGGGATTGTGTTAAGATTAATGGAATTGTGTTAAGATTActttaatgataaaaaatgatagGAAGTACCTGAATTTAAAATGGTCATTTTAATTAAACACACATCCCTACCCCCACTACTTGCTTATATTCTTCCCTGTCTCTCAGGCTTCCAGGATTCCCTTCAACCCCAACTTAAGAATCTCCTCCCAAGATCACAGCACTTAGAACTAAATGAGACCTTATCTAGTTCAGAGTTCAAGCCCTtcttttgacagatgaagaaaataaggcctcttaaagaggaggaaatattTGTTAAAGGAAACACAGGTTATAATTAGAAAAGCTAGAATTCAAACCTAAGCCTTCTGACTCCACctgtagttttgtttttatttttttctcccaactcttccttcttcccttcctctcttttcttcctccctcccttcctcttttcttcctccctcccttccttccttcctttcttcttcctttctttttctttctttctgcctgcctgcttgccttctttcctttcctttcttccttttcttcttgtcttctctccctttctctgcccTCCCATCTTCTCATCTCCTTACTAGCTGATGAACTCCTTAAGGGAAGGAAGCTGTGTCTTCTGCCCTATCCATAGCTCTCCCAGTGCTTCCTCAATATGGACTTGATGTATTAATTGATTCTCTGTTCTTTAATCACAGCCCATCATAGTTTGTATTACTATGACgcccttctttctttgatctccctGAATTTACTATCTCCCCTGTTCCAGTCAGTCTTAAACATTGAAATAATAATCATGCTTCTTTTTTACTATTTTGATTACATCGTTCCCCTTCCAGAAATGCTGCAAGGGCTTCTCATTaaatctccctccctctctcctctcatcCCAGTGGTTGGGAACCCCACCCTCACTTCTCTTTTACTCTACCTATAATCTCTAGGTCAAAGATAAAGCCGTCACTGGTTTTAAACAGCTTCATCCTGGCTCTGAGTTATAGGGATGGTGTGTTGCCAATAAATGAATACCTAACTCCATGACTTTGGGCATATAATTTCCCCTCTCATCTATCAAACCAAAGAGATTGATTTTGAGAGATAGCAGGCTATAATGGACAGAGTACTAggctcagaaaaatctggaatctAATTTCACCTCAGAGAATTTGCTAGCTAAGAATCCCTGAACATGTCATTTAAGATCTCAGTGCCTAATctacaaaataagaattttttaaaaatgactcctAAGGTCATTcgcaggcagctaggtggcacaatggataatgctgaacctggagtcaagaagtctcctttttgtgattttaaatctggcctgagacatcTAATAGATGTATgcgcctgagcaagtcacttaatcctgtatagtttcctcatctgtaaaatgagttggagaaggaagtggcaagacattctagtatctttgccaagaaaactccaaaatgggttatgaagagttggacatggactgaaaaatgactgaagaacaacaaaggTCACTTCCAGGTCTTAATTTATTGATtccataatttattaatttattgtctCAACCCTGATCATCTATATTCTCAATaatcttctagctctaacatcTATGCTCTCAGCTTCTTTCTGCTCTTATCATCCTATGATTGACTTTAACCCTGTAGGCATCATAGCACAATGGAAAGAGAttggatttagagatggaagactTAGAATGAAGTTCAGGGGTCTATTCTtcctgtgtgaccataggcaagtcattttcccctctaaatcttattttcctcttctataaaatgaaagggttggtcTAAATCAGAGTTGTCAGACATGTGGCCAACAGGCTGAATGTGGGGACCAAACAgactaaaatataattggaaaatatttaacaaaattaaaatatgatagaataggagcagctaggtggtgcagtggatagagcaccaaccttaaagtcaggagaacctgaattcaaatctggtctcaggcacaaATTTTCTGCCTGAAGTCAgtagcacttcctggctgtgtgaccctgggcaagtcacttaaccccaaatgcctcagcttccccctcccccaaaaaatacaatagaatataaataatgttCATATGTGGTTTCCTAAATCAATTTGTGTC
This genomic window contains:
- the LOC127541983 gene encoding centrin-1-like encodes the protein MASALKKPNLGSTAPPRKKLGPKPELAEEQKQEIREAFDLFDIDGTGTVDVKELKVALRALGFEPKKEEIKKITTDIDKEGTGKISFNDFLAVMTQKMAEKDTKEDILKAFRLFDDDETGKISFKNLKRVARELGENLTDEELQEMIDEADRDGDGEVNEQEFLRIMKKNNLY